A section of the Papio anubis isolate 15944 chromosome 16, Panubis1.0, whole genome shotgun sequence genome encodes:
- the C16H22orf24 gene encoding LOW QUALITY PROTEIN: uncharacterized protein C22orf24 homolog (The sequence of the model RefSeq protein was modified relative to this genomic sequence to represent the inferred CDS: deleted 2 bases in 1 codon; substituted 2 bases at 2 genomic stop codons) — MVPTGWAGVGGAVVHGPGKLEKAVPSPXALDFLSVKXEAAMMNGKVPFFFSSECLGYFTIGRPADNVMTTQEDTTGLLQKTSVWTMSRPGVKKVSVSP, encoded by the exons ATGGTTCCCACTgggtgggctggggtgggaggggctgTTGTGCATGGTCCGGGAAAGCTGGAGAAGGCTGTTCCTTCGCCCTGAGCCTTGgatttcttatctgtgaaatgagaggCTGCAATGATGAATGGcaaagtacctttttttttt agctctgAGTGTCTAGGATATTTCACCATTGGAAGACCAGCAGACAATGTCATGACAACTCAAGAGGATACAACAGGGTTGCTTCAAAAGACAAGTGTTTGGACCATGTCAAGACCTGGAGTGAAGAAG GTTTCAGTATCACCCTGA